The genomic stretch TGCTCGTGCTGCTGGCACATCAGTACCACAGCCGCGACGTGCGCCGCGGTGCGGCCATCGCGGTGGCCGTTGGCATCGCGCTGATGTTCCTCCCGATGGCGCTTCCCCGTTCCGCCGCCTCGGCGACTCCCGCATCGAGACCGATCCCGAATCACCTGCGGCCCGCTTCCATCGAGATCGGCGAGCTCGCGCTCAAGGCCGGTTCGCAGACTGGATTCACCATCCGGCTGACCGGCGCGTCGCCCTTTCACCAGTACCTGCTGGTGTCGCCCACGGTACGTATGCGGATGGCGGGCGGTTCTTTCGCGGCCGTGCGGGTCAAGGAACCGCTGGTCTCGATCAACGAACCCATTCCGCGCCTGAATGGTCTCCGCAACCTCGGTGAGCGCCAGCGAATCACCCAGGTCGCGGCCGGGGTATCGCTCGACCTGTCGCCATCTCAGCGGCAGGCGCTCGCGGCGGGGCAGGCCAAGCTCTCGCTGCGAGGCCAGCTCGAGGTGCGGGAGGTCCGGGCGGGAGCGGAGATGCCGCTCCGCGTGGGAGCCAGCTCGGCGAACGGCGGAAGCCGGATCCGGGTCACGAACGTGGAGAGTCTCCCGGAGGGCCCCGCGGTCGAGCTGCGTACCTCCACCGTCAGTCCGCCAGGCGATCGGCAGGCCGAAACGACGTTCGAGTCGCGCGTGCCCAGGTACCTGCTGGTGAACCGGGGCCGCGGCGAAGCGATCGAGCTGCGATTCAGCGGCTCGTCCGGCAGCGACTTCTCACTCGTGCTGCCGGGGCCTCGCGCGCAGAGCTCCACAACCGATCTCGTAGCGAACTTTCCGCAGCCGCGCGAAGCGCCGCGGATCGAGCCGGCGTGGCTCAGCGCCGCTCGGCTCCAGTTCGTGTCGTGGGTGGCGGTGGGAAGCGATCCGATCGCGGTCGAGGACCGGGGGCGAGGCTACAAGGAATGGTACGCTGAAGATGTCGCGCGGAGCCGCGGACGGTAGCTGTACGGGTAAACTGCTGGGCCTCACACAGAGCCGCAGAGGGGACCGCAAATGGAAAGGAGAGAATCGCCGAATGGCGGTTCTCTCTTTTCAGCTCACGGACGTTCGGAGGCGGTCGGCCAGGGCGGCCTCCAACTCGTCCGCCTGGGGGTAAGCACCGATCTCGCGAAGCTGTTCAGCCAATTCTGGACGCGATGCGGGATAGACTCCTGCGCGGATCAGGCGCGTCCGAGCATCCTGCGTGAGCCACCAGACATTCTGTTCTGCCGCCGCCTCCAGATCGCCGACCGCACGAAGCTCTTCGGTGAGCCGACGGGCACGGGCAGCGCGCTCGGCGGCGTGATCCGCGGATGGAAGCGGGACACGGTTGATCCAGCGTTCGGTCAAGCAACTCCAGAACTGCTGACGTTCGAACACGAGAACTCCGAACTGCACTGCCCAGCCAAGAAGGTCATGGCCAGCGGCGAGCTTGTCGTCGACCAGAGTGGCTGGGTAAGCGAGTACGTCCACATCGAGTGGCAGCGGGCCCAGGTCAGCGGTTTCGTGCGATGCGTGGATAATCAGGAAGTCGACGTCGTCGGCCGCCTCGACCGCGCGAACCGCCGAGCCGATGGCCACCACGGCGAGAACGGCCGGGTTCGCGCCGGCGGCTTGGACCATGCGCCGGGTCCACTCACGCGCCTCCAGAGATGGCCATGCGAGAATCGCCTCCTCGAGCCGCTGCAAGGAGGCTTGCGGAGTCTCGCCATCCGTTGCCGGGTGCACATCCCGTCTATCAGCTCGCATCTCAACCACCATCATCGGGGTCATCGTCCGCGGCCAGAAGGAGAACCACAGCGGACACGTACCCTTCAAGTTGTGCGAGCAGGTCGTCGGAGTCCATAGGCGGGATTGACACATCCCCATACCCGGTCGCCTTTCTCGCTTCGTTCAGATTAGTGAGAAGAGTGGATACGTCCGGCAGATTATGGTTAGTGGCGAACTCCATCGCGATTTGAGCCTTCCGCGCATGGCTGGTGGCGAACCTGGTCCCCAGGTGCTCCGCCGCTGCCTTGAGGGCCACCTCCAGGCAATAGAAGCCGTATACCGTGAGGTCCGTCCAGTCGACCGGGTCTTTCGACGTGGCGCGTCGTGCACGCTCAAGGTGGTTCTGCGCGAGCCGAATCGGATCGGGCTGGTTGCTCGGAGGCAGCGGTGGCATCGGATTCTAGTGGCGTGGTTTTAAGTAATCCATCGGGGAGCCGGCAGACGATAGCGGCGTTCCGATAAGGTCTCAAGACTGGATTCCCCAAGGAGTTAAAGTCGTGCTGAGGGTGGCGCATACGGTACTTGATCGCTCCTGATCCGGGGCATCACGAACCCTGTTGTTGACTTCCGACACTAGGCGGATGCATGCTGGTGTCGGTAACCGACACCAACCCATCCGGAGTGCTCTTTGACCCCTAAACCGAACCCATCGCCGTCGGCGAACGACGTGCTCCGCGGGACGCTGGACCTGCTGATCCTGAAGGCGCTCTCGCTGGAGCCGATGCACGGGTGGGCGGTGGCGCAGCGGCTGGAGCAGCTCTCGCGCGAGGCGCTGCACGTGGGGCAGGGCTCGCTCTACCCCGCCCTCCAGCGGCTGGAGGAGAAGGGGTGGATCGACAGCGAGTGGAAGGCCACCGAGCAGAACCGCCGCGCCAAGTACTACGAGCTCACCCCCGCCGGCCGCCGGGCCCTGGGCGAGGAGACGGAGAGCTGGCGCCGGTACGCTGAGATGGTAGACGTCATCCTCCGAACCACGTAGAGGCGCATGGCCTGGACGAAACGCTGGCGGAAGCGCATGCGCGCCCTGATGCGCAGGGGCGACGTAAGGCACGAGCTGGACGAGGAGCTCGCGTTCCACCTGCAGATGGAGACGGAGAAGAACGTGCGCGCCGGGATGGCGCCCGCGGAGGCTCGCAGGCGGGCCGTCCTCAAATTCGGCGGGGTGGAGGGGCACAAGGAGGAGGTGCGGGACGCGCGCTGGCTTGGCGGCTTCCACGGGCTCTCGCTGGACGCGCGGCTGGGCGCGCAACGCGTACATCGGAGGGGCGCGATTGATCGCGCCCGTGTCCGACGCTGTTCCGCCGTCAGCTGCCGGTATGTCATCGGGTGTGGCCGGTCTGCGCGTGGCGGTCCACCAACGAAACGATCGCGATAGGCAGCACCCTTATCAGGAACAACATGTCCGCTGATGTCCTCGGATTCCGGGTGTCGGTCCTCTTGCTCGCCACGGTAGTAAGCGCTTGCGAAGGGCGATCCTCCGAGCCGGCGATCGTCGTATTGCGGAGCGACACGGCGGTCGTGAGCGTTCCCGAGCGGGTGCGGGCTGGGGAGCGATTCGCCGTATCCTTTACCCTTTTCGAGAGCGGATGCAGGGACGACACCGTGCGCACGTACGTGCGGGTGCGTGGCCGGACCGCCGAAATCAAGCCGCGGGTGGGCCGCGCAAGGCCTGATGTATGCCCCCTGGTGTTGAGTATCGTGCGGCGAACGGCCACGCTGCGGTTCGACCAGCCGGGTGAGGCGGTGGTGAGTCTCGTGGGGGTGCGGGAAGGTCCGCCGAGCGACAGCAGCGGGCGAGCGTACACGCGCCCTGTGCGGGTGGAGCGGAGAGTGCGAGTCCTGCCGGCCAGCAGGTGAGACCGGGGCTGCAATGCAAAGACGCAGGAAAGCTCATCGGGCTTTCCTGCGTCTTTGGATTTCGAGCGGTCGCGCCGGTTACGGCTCGGTGGCGACGCTGTCGGCGCGGGTGCCGAGGAGGCGAGGGCGGGGGCGGCGGGGGATGACGCGCTCGCCATTGCGGGTGTCCTCGAAGCGCACCTTCGTCCCCGGACGCACGCGACGGGAGAGGAAGCGGGCATCCCAGTTGGGGAGGCGCACGCAACCCGACGAGGTCGCGTAGCCGATCGTCTCCGGCTCGCTGGTGCCGTGGATGCCGTAGTGCGGCGCCGACAGGCCGATCCACACCCAGCCCACCGCGTTGTTGGGGCCCGGCGGGATCATGGCGCTGGGGCCGTCGCTGCGCAGCACCTTGAGCAGCGAGGGCTGGTAGTTCCACCACGGGTTCGCCGTCACCTCGCGCACCGTGACCTCGCCTTCGGGGGAGGGGTCGATGCTGGAGCCCATCGTGGATGCGAAGTGCGCCAGGATGTTGCCGGCGCTGTCCCGCGCCTGCACGAAGTTGCCGCTGCCCGACACCAGGATCTCGGCGATCTTCATGTTGGCGGCGACGTTCGGCTCGCGCACGCGCGGAACCCACAGCTTGTCGCCCGCCTCCAACGAGTCCAGGTTCGTCCCCGGGTTGAGGCGCTCCAGCACGCCCTCGCGGGTGTGGAACTGCTCGGCCAGCTTCTCGGAGAGCGCCTGGTAGCACGAGCACGTCAGCTTGGCCCGGTCGTACATGTTGGACGGCAGGACGACGAAGGGACCCTCGACGTCGGTGGCGCTCAGTGTGTGCTGGCGCACGAGGCGGTCGGGCCGGCCGGATGCGCGCATGAGGGCGTCGTAGGTGGCCTCGTCCACGATGCCGGTCTCCTCCAGCCCCTCGCGCTTCTGGAACCAGCGGGTGGCGGTGCGCACGTTGGCTCCCCAGCGCGCGTCCAGCATCCCTGGCGAGAAGAGGGCGCGGTTGAGGAGGATCTGCACGCGCAGCACGGACGGGCCTTCCGCGCCGTCGAGCTCGCCCACCGGCAGGCGGATCTCGCCGGAGTTGAGCGTCTCTGGGCTGATGTCGATCCAGCGCTCGGGGTCCGGATTGGCGGCGTGCGCGGTGCCGGCGAGCGCGAACAGGAGCGCGGCGGCGGCGGATATCGATCGGATGGCCATGGCGGTACAGCGGAGTGCGGTGAGCGGCCGCCCGGCGAGCGCCGGCGGTTGCGGAGAGACTGCGTGCAGGTTGGTGTACCAGAACGCTAGCGGAAAGTGCCACCCGTGGTCAAGGTGTGAACGGGGAGGCGGTTAAAAAAACGGCCTCACACAGAGCCGCGGAGGGGGCACTGCAAGAACAACGAAGGGGTTCTCCGTGTCCTTGCCCTTTCCTCTGCGTCTCTGTGTAAGGCTTTTCTCCGTTGTTCTTACCGCTACGCGATCACGCCTCCCAGGGGAGCCCCGGCTTTCCGAAGTGGCCGTAGTTCGTGGTGGAGCGGTAGATGGGGCGCAGCAGGTCCAGCCGCTCGATGACGGCGCGCGGGCGGAAGTCAAAGGTGCGCACGAAGGCGGCGGCGCGCGTGGGGTCGCCGGTGCCAAAGGTGTCCACCTTCACCGACACCGGCTCCGCCATACCGATGGCGTAGGCCACCTGCACCTCGGCGCGCCGGGCCAGCCCCTCCTTCACCACCTGCCGCGCGACGTAGCGGCAGAAGTAGGCGCCCGAGCGGTCCACCTTGCTGGGGTCCTTGCCGCTGAACGCGCCGCCGCCGTGGCGCCCCATCCCGCCGTACGAATCCACGATAATCTTGCGGCCGGTGACGCCCGCGTCCGCCGAGGGGCCGCCCTGCACGAAGCTGCCGGTGGGGTTCACCATCAGCCGCAGGTCGTCGCGGTACCACCCCTGCAGCGCGCGCGGCACCAGTGTCTGCGCGATGAACTGGCGGATCTCCTCCTGCGCCACGTCGGCCGAGTGCTGCGTGGAGACGAGGACGTCGGTGACCGCCTGCGGGCCGTCGGGTCCGTACAGCACCGACACCTGCGTCTTGGCGTCGGGACGCAGCCACGACGCCGCTCCGGCCTTGCGCAGCTCGGCGAGTGCGTAGGACAGGCGGTGCGCCAGGAGGATGGGGAGGGGCATCAGCTCCGGCGTCTCGTCGGTCGCGTAGCCGAACATGATCCCCTGGTCGCCCGCGCCCTGGTCGCCGGACTGGCTGGTGACGGCGTTGACGCCCTGCGCGATCTCCGGCGCCTGCTCGGAGAGGAGCGAGCGGATCTCCAGCGTGTCCGCGTGGAAGAGCTGGTCGGCGTCGGTGTAGCCGATCTCGCGCACGGCCTCGCGCACCTGCGCCTCGTGGTCCACCAGCGCGGTGGAGGTGATCTCGCCCGCCAGCACCACGTGGTTGGCCTTCACCAGCACCTCGCAGGCGACGCGGGCGCTGGGGTCCTGCGCGAGGTAAGCGTCCAGGATGCTGTCCGCGATGGTGTCGCAGACCTTGTCCGGGTGGCCCTCGGATACCGATTCCGAGCTGAAGGTGTACGTCAGGCCCGTCTCTTCGGCGATGCGGGCCGGGTCGATCAGCGTGCTCATTACGGTTGGCTCCTGGATTCAGGATACGGAAAAGGGGTCCCGCGGCGACTTCGCACGGGACCCCTCCCACGCGGTTTAGCAGTTGTTGACCCGGATGCAATCGCTACAAATCGCCGGGGTGCACAGCGCACGGCGCGCAGTATAAGGCAGCGCAGGCGGTTGCGCCAGATGCCGGGAAGGAAAACCATCACACCGCGAACACGGAGGGGAACTTCAAGCCGCGAAGAACCCCTTCCGCTGTTTCTTGCCGTCCCCTCTGTGACTCTGTGTGAGGCGCAGTTAGTATCTTGCACGTAGATGGCGCCCGCGTGCACGCAACCGACCCGAACCGTACCCGACCCATGCGCTACCGCTACCACACGCTGGACGTGTTCACCGACCGCCTCTTCGGCGGCAACCCGCTGGCCGTCTTCGCCGACGCGCGCGGGATCTCCGATGCGCAGATGCAGGCGGTCGCGCGCGAGCTGAACCTGTCGGAGACGGTCTTCGTCTTTCCCCCGGAGGCGGGGGGCACGAGGCGCGTGCGGATCTTCACGCCCGGCTCGGAGCTTCGCTTCGCGGGGCATCCCACCGTGGGCACCGCGTTCCTGCTGGTGGCGCTGGGCGAGGTGCCGGCGGTGGAGGGCGAGACGGAGGTGGTGCTGGAGGAGGGCGTCGGGCCGGTGCCCGTGCGCGTGAGGGTGCGCGGCGGAAAGCCGGACTTCGCGCAGCTCACCTCCGCCCAGCCGCCGGCCGTGGGCCCGGCGCCCGCGCGCGAGGAGCTCGCCGCCGTGCTCGGCCTCGGCGCCGCCGACCTGTCGGACGACTGGGAGCCGGCGGTGGCGTCGGCGGGCGTGGGCTTCACCGTAATCCCGCTGCGCGACGTGGCCACGCTCGGCCGGGCGCGGCTGGACCTCGCCGCGTGGGAGCGCGTGCTGGCCCACACCGATGCGCCGGGCGTCTACCCCGTCGTTCCCGCCGCGCCGGGGGCCACGGTGCGGGTGAGGATGTTCGCGCCGGCGATGGGGATTCCCGAGGACCCCGCAACCGGCGCCGCCGCCGCCGCGCTGGCCGGGTATCTGGCGCGCGACGCACAGCAGGGCACCCTGCGCTGGACGGTGGAGCAGGGCGAGGAGATGGGCCGCCCCAGCGCGATCTACCTGGAGGCGGACGTGCACAACGGCATCGTGCTGCGGTCGCGCGTGGGCGGCTCGGCCGTG from Longimicrobium sp. encodes the following:
- a CDS encoding PadR family transcriptional regulator, producing MTPKPNPSPSANDVLRGTLDLLILKALSLEPMHGWAVAQRLEQLSREALHVGQGSLYPALQRLEEKGWIDSEWKATEQNRRAKYYELTPAGRRALGEETESWRRYAEMVDVILRTT
- the metK gene encoding methionine adenosyltransferase; amino-acid sequence: MSTLIDPARIAEETGLTYTFSSESVSEGHPDKVCDTIADSILDAYLAQDPSARVACEVLVKANHVVLAGEITSTALVDHEAQVREAVREIGYTDADQLFHADTLEIRSLLSEQAPEIAQGVNAVTSQSGDQGAGDQGIMFGYATDETPELMPLPILLAHRLSYALAELRKAGAASWLRPDAKTQVSVLYGPDGPQAVTDVLVSTQHSADVAQEEIRQFIAQTLVPRALQGWYRDDLRLMVNPTGSFVQGGPSADAGVTGRKIIVDSYGGMGRHGGGAFSGKDPSKVDRSGAYFCRYVARQVVKEGLARRAEVQVAYAIGMAEPVSVKVDTFGTGDPTRAAAFVRTFDFRPRAVIERLDLLRPIYRSTTNYGHFGKPGLPWEA
- a CDS encoding permease prefix domain 1-containing protein; this translates as MAWTKRWRKRMRALMRRGDVRHELDEELAFHLQMETEKNVRAGMAPAEARRRAVLKFGGVEGHKEEVRDARWLGGFHGLSLDARLGAQRVHRRGAIDRARVRRCSAVSCRYVIGCGRSARGGPPTKRSR
- a CDS encoding L,D-transpeptidase family protein is translated as MAIRSISAAAALLFALAGTAHAANPDPERWIDISPETLNSGEIRLPVGELDGAEGPSVLRVQILLNRALFSPGMLDARWGANVRTATRWFQKREGLEETGIVDEATYDALMRASGRPDRLVRQHTLSATDVEGPFVVLPSNMYDRAKLTCSCYQALSEKLAEQFHTREGVLERLNPGTNLDSLEAGDKLWVPRVREPNVAANMKIAEILVSGSGNFVQARDSAGNILAHFASTMGSSIDPSPEGEVTVREVTANPWWNYQPSLLKVLRSDGPSAMIPPGPNNAVGWVWIGLSAPHYGIHGTSEPETIGYATSSGCVRLPNWDARFLSRRVRPGTKVRFEDTRNGERVIPRRPRPRLLGTRADSVATEP
- a CDS encoding PhzF family phenazine biosynthesis isomerase codes for the protein MRYRYHTLDVFTDRLFGGNPLAVFADARGISDAQMQAVARELNLSETVFVFPPEAGGTRRVRIFTPGSELRFAGHPTVGTAFLLVALGEVPAVEGETEVVLEEGVGPVPVRVRVRGGKPDFAQLTSAQPPAVGPAPAREELAAVLGLGAADLSDDWEPAVASAGVGFTVIPLRDVATLGRARLDLAAWERVLAHTDAPGVYPVVPAAPGATVRVRMFAPAMGIPEDPATGAAAAALAGYLARDAQQGTLRWTVEQGEEMGRPSAIYLEADVHNGIVLRSRVGGSAVMVSEGTMEIPTDTGTEGRAWEPVSVPGAPTPVGAYSRAVRAGDMIFVSGQVPRDLVTGELQGETLAKQTRGVLENVRLVLAAAGATMDDIVSVTAYLEDIGDWGEFNTLYREAFRPPYPSRTTLGAALHGVKVEISVVARVRA